The genomic region CTGGAAATTCCCTTTTTTATAACGAATGGGAATATTGGAGCTTTCCATGAGTTCCTGAGCCATTTGAATTGAGAGGGAAAGCCGCCGTTCTATGACTTCCTCATCTACTTCAAACTTGATATCAACATATCCATTGCTTTGAGCTGCAATTTGTTTGATATCAAAGTCAGTAACCTCTGCCAGATAAGTGGTCCCATTTTCGTAGGTATCAATAGAACCCTGATAAACCAATCCCTGTTGTATAATTAGAAAAAGGAGATAGGCCGGAACCACCCAGTAGAGGGTTAAAAAACGGTATTTATTCATTGTTCATTCCTATTTTATCCAATGTGGTTTCGTAAAGGGCCGGATCCCAAATAAGACGTTGCTGATAATCTTCCTGCATGTGATTGGCTGACATATGTACCCAAAAGCCTACCGGCAGCTGATCAAAAAAGATAGCCTGTACAGAGGTATGACCGTCATAAATAGAGGTGCCGAAATCGATGCCGCCTAACAACCCCATACGATTATCATAAATGGCTCCGTAGTCTTCAAAACTCCGAGCAATCGGTTCTGACCCCATCGGCCATCGCAATTTTTGTTTTACTTGTTCAGAGACACTTTGAGATATAATGTTATTATCAAGCAGTTCAGCCATTAATGCAGTGAGTTGGTTTGTGGTAGCTCGGGGGAAATAAGCCAATGCATCTCGTTCCTGCATAAAGGTGATAGACAAGCGGTCATCTTTAAATTGTTCTTTAATTTTTTGATTGTAATCAGGATCGTTCTTCAGTTTCAAAGTTTCATCAATAGCTCTTTCTGCAAATGACGAAAAATTGCTTTCATCCAGCTTTGAAGTATCATTTAGAGAGGGATTGATGGTTATATACATTCCGCTGAATGGAAGTGGCCGGGAGGTTTCAGGCATATTCAGGGTATCCATGACCGCCCGTATATTTTCTTC from Gracilimonas sp. harbors:
- a CDS encoding serine hydrolase, whose translation is MKRALKFLLVFLTAAAAVFAMVIGLNYSGFKTLFENKRGMAEGSQYIENTYSLKGLAQFVGEHPEWVSITSYNVNNPDSGIYYQAEMPRALGATSNLFLLIEYERQVAEGMLDPAEVINLEEIKQFALPEISENNHQKLVEEFEDGTAPLDDVVLAMLQNSDLVAADYLWFRLGEENIRAVMDTLNMPETSRPLPFSGMYITINPSLNDTSKLDESNFSSFAERAIDETLKLKNDPDYNQKIKEQFKDDRLSITFMQERDALAYFPRATTNQLTALMAELLDNNIISQSVSEQVKQKLRWPMGSEPIARSFEDYGAIYDNRMGLLGGIDFGTSIYDGHTSVQAIFFDQLPVGFWVHMSANHMQEDYQQRLIWDPALYETTLDKIGMNNE